Proteins encoded by one window of Anguilla rostrata isolate EN2019 chromosome 9, ASM1855537v3, whole genome shotgun sequence:
- the fbxo40.2 gene encoding F-box only protein 40 isoform X1, with translation MRRYNKPVVRLHRHCETCFSRRCRAPVDISVCCMTISCRLFCGAVFHLCKEEEHQLLCPNEKVPCLNAHYGCPFTMARSKQAQHLEVCPASVVCCSLEWNRWPVEEANTVFYDNVLKEQHSGEQLDLSMALRDQKHLCERLKMKTFFPELMEKVEDPELEEVDGESDLEDEAAGASAPRGEAPGCNLVVAGAERHKFNQKTAENGVDTQNYNRWEKMFSMEKGGCKQAAKAAADKKIKDKKEKMEPSETGPHVQEETSQEGHKAETTTPPCDFTKMGFAPWQDGVLERLGRDVNPREFNMYVVHHGRMLISFGQMPACTPREKDFVYGSLEPIAVQTLRSFNVPTSYREKRIHRKDPSKMVASENKSLDTTDLGLALEDIPKMDEITATLMCYAERELRGHKICETVGTDGLWMDRGTQTYDFPSAPFESDTSLAKVTADRPLKLHVQISTESATSRHNKSSSVFTFLCGHFYRRDEFPAHFKNVHSDIQSGLNGWFEQRCPLAYLGCTYSQKRFQPSTHRATVTYNQELSTFTLRPEVSPSLYQGVKTITTERKCTRNLDSLSRLPFEVLVHIAGFLDSFTLSQLALVSRRMRDVCETLLQERGMVSLKWEKKTYSHRRSCWKSKKVWHFSNLFSTVKRWHFGDVPTMSDHLKLCPFYQTEEKKEPVALASMCNTKAESEERQSLVTLLQGNK, from the exons atg AGAAGATACAACAAGCCTGTGGTGAGGCTGCACAGGCACTGTGAGACATGCTTCAGCCGGCGCTGCAGGGCCCCCGTGGATATCTCTGTCTGCTGCATGACCATCAGCTGCCGTCTTTTCTGTGGGGCCGTCTTTCACTTGTGCAAGGAGGAAGAGCACCAGCTCCTCTGCCCCAATGAGAAGGTGCCCTGCCTCAACGCCCACTATGGCTGTCCCTTCACCATGGCCCGCTCCAAACAGGCCCAGCACCTGGAGGTGTGCCCAGCCAGTGTGGTCTGCTGCTCCCTAGAATGGAACCGCTGGCCTGTAGAGGAGGCAAATACTGTCTTCTATGACAATGTCCTGAAGGAACAACATTCTGGAGAGCAGCTGGACCTCTCCATGGCACTCAGGGACCAGAAACACCTGTGTGAGAGGCTGAAGATGAAGACATTCTTCCCTGAACTAATGGAGAAAGTGGAAGACCCTGAGCTGGAGGAGGTCGACGGAGAGTCAGATCTTGAAGATGAAGCGGCAGGGGCTTCTGCACCACGAGGTGAGGCCCCTGGCTGCAACCTCGTGGTGGCTGGAGCAGAGCGACACAAGTTTAATCAGAAGACCGCAGAGAACGGGGTGGACACACAAAACTACAATCGTTGGGAGAAGATGTTCAGCATGGAGAAGGGAGGCTGCAAGCAAGCCGCCAAAGCTGCCGCtgataaaaaaatcaaagacaagaaagagaaaatggaacCCTCTGAAACTGGTCCTCATGTCCAAGAAGAAACATCTCAGGAGGGGCACAAAGCTGAAACAACCACGCCCCCTTGCGACTTCACTAAGATGGGATTTGCTCCCTGGCAGGATGGGGTCCTGGAGAGGCTGGGGAGAGATGTCAACCCCAGGGAGTTCAACATGTATGTGGTGCACCATGGCCGCATGCTGATTAGCTTTGGGCAGATGCCTGCCTGCACACCCAGGGAGAAGGACTTTGTCTACGGCAGTCTGGAGCCCATAGCCGTCCAGACTCTCCGCTCTTTCAATGTCCCAACAAGCTACAGGGAGAAGCGCATCCATCGCAAAGACCCATCCAAGATGGTGGCCAGCGAAAACAAAAGCCTGGACACCACGGACTTGGGCCTCGCACTGGAGGACATCCCCAAGATGGATGAAATCACTGCCACTTTGATGTGCTACGCAGAGAGGGAGCTACGGGGACACAAAATCTGTGAAACCGTAGGCACTGATGGGCTGTGGATGGACCGTGGGACGCAGACCTATGACTTCCCCTCTGCGCCATTTGAGAGTGATACCTCCCTTGCCAAAGTTACAGCGGACAGACCCTTGAAGTTGCATGTACAGATCAGCACAGAGTCCGCCACAAGCAGGCACAACAAATCCAGCTCTGTGTTCACATTCCTGTGTGGACATTTCTATCGGCGAGATGAGTTCCCCGCACACTTCAAGAATGTTCACTCAGACATCCAGTCTGGCCTGAATGGCTGGTTCGAGCAGCGCTGCCCGCTGGCATACCTTGGGTGCACTTACAGTCAGAAGAGATTCCAACCTTCCACCCACAGAGCCACAGTTACCTACAACCAGGAGCTTAGCACCTTCACCCTCAGACCTGAggtctctccctcactctatCAGGGAGTAAAAACCATCACCACAGAAAGAAAGTGCACACGAAATTTGGACTCACTCAGCAGACTGCCTTTCGAGGTCCTAGTGCACATTGCTGGCTTCTTGGACAGCTTCACTCTATCCCAGCTGGCCCTGGTCTCCAGGCGAATGAGAGATGTCTGTGAGACTCTCCTGCAGGAGAGGGGAATGGTTTCCCTAaagtgggagaaaaaaacatatagTCACAGAAGGTCCTGCTGGAAATCCAAAAAG GTGTGGCATTTCAGCAATCTCTTCTCAACAGTGAAAAGATGGCACTTTGGAGATGTTCCCACGATGTCTGATCATTTGAAGCTTTGTCCATTCTACCAAACTGAGGAGAAGAAGGAACCAGTGGCGTTGGCCAGTATGTGTAACACCAAAGCGGAATCTGAGGAACGCCAAAGCCTGGTCACCTTGCTCCAAGGAAACAAGTGa
- the fbxo40.2 gene encoding F-box only protein 40 isoform X2 has protein sequence MTISCRLFCGAVFHLCKEEEHQLLCPNEKVPCLNAHYGCPFTMARSKQAQHLEVCPASVVCCSLEWNRWPVEEANTVFYDNVLKEQHSGEQLDLSMALRDQKHLCERLKMKTFFPELMEKVEDPELEEVDGESDLEDEAAGASAPRGEAPGCNLVVAGAERHKFNQKTAENGVDTQNYNRWEKMFSMEKGGCKQAAKAAADKKIKDKKEKMEPSETGPHVQEETSQEGHKAETTTPPCDFTKMGFAPWQDGVLERLGRDVNPREFNMYVVHHGRMLISFGQMPACTPREKDFVYGSLEPIAVQTLRSFNVPTSYREKRIHRKDPSKMVASENKSLDTTDLGLALEDIPKMDEITATLMCYAERELRGHKICETVGTDGLWMDRGTQTYDFPSAPFESDTSLAKVTADRPLKLHVQISTESATSRHNKSSSVFTFLCGHFYRRDEFPAHFKNVHSDIQSGLNGWFEQRCPLAYLGCTYSQKRFQPSTHRATVTYNQELSTFTLRPEVSPSLYQGVKTITTERKCTRNLDSLSRLPFEVLVHIAGFLDSFTLSQLALVSRRMRDVCETLLQERGMVSLKWEKKTYSHRRSCWKSKKVWHFSNLFSTVKRWHFGDVPTMSDHLKLCPFYQTEEKKEPVALASMCNTKAESEERQSLVTLLQGNK, from the exons ATGACCATCAGCTGCCGTCTTTTCTGTGGGGCCGTCTTTCACTTGTGCAAGGAGGAAGAGCACCAGCTCCTCTGCCCCAATGAGAAGGTGCCCTGCCTCAACGCCCACTATGGCTGTCCCTTCACCATGGCCCGCTCCAAACAGGCCCAGCACCTGGAGGTGTGCCCAGCCAGTGTGGTCTGCTGCTCCCTAGAATGGAACCGCTGGCCTGTAGAGGAGGCAAATACTGTCTTCTATGACAATGTCCTGAAGGAACAACATTCTGGAGAGCAGCTGGACCTCTCCATGGCACTCAGGGACCAGAAACACCTGTGTGAGAGGCTGAAGATGAAGACATTCTTCCCTGAACTAATGGAGAAAGTGGAAGACCCTGAGCTGGAGGAGGTCGACGGAGAGTCAGATCTTGAAGATGAAGCGGCAGGGGCTTCTGCACCACGAGGTGAGGCCCCTGGCTGCAACCTCGTGGTGGCTGGAGCAGAGCGACACAAGTTTAATCAGAAGACCGCAGAGAACGGGGTGGACACACAAAACTACAATCGTTGGGAGAAGATGTTCAGCATGGAGAAGGGAGGCTGCAAGCAAGCCGCCAAAGCTGCCGCtgataaaaaaatcaaagacaagaaagagaaaatggaacCCTCTGAAACTGGTCCTCATGTCCAAGAAGAAACATCTCAGGAGGGGCACAAAGCTGAAACAACCACGCCCCCTTGCGACTTCACTAAGATGGGATTTGCTCCCTGGCAGGATGGGGTCCTGGAGAGGCTGGGGAGAGATGTCAACCCCAGGGAGTTCAACATGTATGTGGTGCACCATGGCCGCATGCTGATTAGCTTTGGGCAGATGCCTGCCTGCACACCCAGGGAGAAGGACTTTGTCTACGGCAGTCTGGAGCCCATAGCCGTCCAGACTCTCCGCTCTTTCAATGTCCCAACAAGCTACAGGGAGAAGCGCATCCATCGCAAAGACCCATCCAAGATGGTGGCCAGCGAAAACAAAAGCCTGGACACCACGGACTTGGGCCTCGCACTGGAGGACATCCCCAAGATGGATGAAATCACTGCCACTTTGATGTGCTACGCAGAGAGGGAGCTACGGGGACACAAAATCTGTGAAACCGTAGGCACTGATGGGCTGTGGATGGACCGTGGGACGCAGACCTATGACTTCCCCTCTGCGCCATTTGAGAGTGATACCTCCCTTGCCAAAGTTACAGCGGACAGACCCTTGAAGTTGCATGTACAGATCAGCACAGAGTCCGCCACAAGCAGGCACAACAAATCCAGCTCTGTGTTCACATTCCTGTGTGGACATTTCTATCGGCGAGATGAGTTCCCCGCACACTTCAAGAATGTTCACTCAGACATCCAGTCTGGCCTGAATGGCTGGTTCGAGCAGCGCTGCCCGCTGGCATACCTTGGGTGCACTTACAGTCAGAAGAGATTCCAACCTTCCACCCACAGAGCCACAGTTACCTACAACCAGGAGCTTAGCACCTTCACCCTCAGACCTGAggtctctccctcactctatCAGGGAGTAAAAACCATCACCACAGAAAGAAAGTGCACACGAAATTTGGACTCACTCAGCAGACTGCCTTTCGAGGTCCTAGTGCACATTGCTGGCTTCTTGGACAGCTTCACTCTATCCCAGCTGGCCCTGGTCTCCAGGCGAATGAGAGATGTCTGTGAGACTCTCCTGCAGGAGAGGGGAATGGTTTCCCTAaagtgggagaaaaaaacatatagTCACAGAAGGTCCTGCTGGAAATCCAAAAAG GTGTGGCATTTCAGCAATCTCTTCTCAACAGTGAAAAGATGGCACTTTGGAGATGTTCCCACGATGTCTGATCATTTGAAGCTTTGTCCATTCTACCAAACTGAGGAGAAGAAGGAACCAGTGGCGTTGGCCAGTATGTGTAACACCAAAGCGGAATCTGAGGAACGCCAAAGCCTGGTCACCTTGCTCCAAGGAAACAAGTGa